In one Bacteroidales bacterium genomic region, the following are encoded:
- a CDS encoding transposase, producing the protein MSANKVIPKDFFKQFKNKEDFHSFFNDLFKQGVEEMLQAELEAHLGYEKYSKEGNGSGNSRNGSFSKKVKTDNLGDMVLNIPRDRNGEFEPQLIPKGQRMSDKLEEAITGM; encoded by the coding sequence ATGAGTGCAAACAAAGTAATCCCAAAGGACTTTTTTAAGCAGTTCAAAAACAAGGAGGACTTTCATTCCTTCTTTAATGACCTTTTTAAACAGGGGGTCGAAGAGATGTTACAAGCTGAATTAGAAGCCCACCTGGGCTATGAAAAATACAGCAAAGAAGGAAATGGTAGTGGTAATAGCCGCAATGGATCCTTCAGTAAAAAAGTCAAGACAGACAACCTTGGAGACATGGTTCTGAACATCCCCAGGGACAGGAACGGGGAGTTTGAGCCACAACTCATTCCCAAAGGACAACGCATGAGTGATAAGCTTGAGGAAGCTATTACAGGCATG